The nucleotide sequence cgatggtgaagcgtcttcttcgcagcatttttcttgtttgtcttcgacatcttcttactcttttccaatgtcttgtgggccacaaatgcgggccagtgatctttgatcttctcatatttgccgatgaattctggtgtctatttatttttgacaaactggttcagctctttcctccacctcctcattagggttgccatctccttaagagcacaagacttgattaattcctctttaactgggttctccggatcctcctctggcggtagggtgaaatttgccttcagctcagtccaaagatattctttctgcatatcattgacataagacacctcagggtcttcctccttaggcttataccattgctggatgctgatcgggatcttctccctaacaagaaccccgcactgagaagaaaatgccttccttgtccggatgggttcaatcggttcgccgtcgggcgcgatttctatgatctcaaacttttcatccgagctcaactttttctttgggcctcatctccttaccgaagttgtgctcgatccggagggctagaaattataagaaagaaagacgagagtaattaatatgtgtacatataccaaaacaatggaagcatcaattaactagtcagcacgggcttaactaatatatatatacctggtcgggctcggttcggtcaccggagcagtcagcacggtctccttcttgttcctccattgtgtcaccggagccatcatgaacatagtcctgttcttgtactggcattaatgggccgaagccatcatgaacatagccctcttcttcaccccgttcttccaaCTGACCaacaacggtgtcgaggagaaatgacgcaacttcatcccttccatttgagATTATGTCCCTCGATATCGCTTCTGCttcttcgtctcggcagtgctccatagtttctgcaaatatttacaacatgtttatatatggtacagatggaactagtggcaaacgtagaactagccagctaatcacaataaggaatcatgttagtggcctcgacactgcttctctagggtttggggtcgcctcgacacaacaacgcttcgagagagttaatttgtcgggtaggggcgcggcgggagggggtaggagaccaacatcgttttctctctagggtttgggtgtcctcgagagttttggtcgagcaagagggccgagggggggtatttatatcgaccgcccctcatgtcgaagttatctcgagggggttatatcgacaacgacgagaaaggaaaataattaaggaaaaggaagaaaagaggaagaaggaagaaggaagaagaagaaaaaaaagaggagaacaagaaaggaatagaggagaagaagaaaaaatagaaaaaaaattctattttttcttcttctcctctattcctttcttcttctcctcttctttttcttcttttttcctcttcttatttatttctcctcttcttcctctcctcttcttcatcttcttatttacctttttcctctcattctttttcttcttctttcttccttcttccttcttcctcttttcttccttttccttattttactttaaatttctcctctacactaacctaaaatgcactaacctaaaatcgatatctactaacaacttaaatatatatatatatatatatgaaaaaatgcacatatgaaaaaaaacatcatcatatcatcaacagaaaaaatagtattttttctaaaaatctatcttttgcatatatacatcaacatatatatacactaacctaaaatgcacaaaaatgctatcggagagggggtatatcgacccccctcatgtatccacatacatacatctatacatacatatatacttacatatatgtataaatttttgcatatataaagtttttctaaaatctaacttttgcatatatgaacatatatacatagagaacatatacatatatacacagagaacatatacataaaatgcacaaaaaaataagaggaaagggcgccggcggccggaccgaaggcggcggcgtgtggtcggggcgacggcgacggggttggggaaggggcggcgcgcgcggtgacggcgacggggtcggggaaggggcggcgcgcgcggcgacggcgacggggtcggggaacgggtgcgcgcgcggtgacggcgacggggtcggggcaggggcggcgcgcgcggcgacggcgacggggtcggggccggcaggggcggcgggcgcggcgacgatgtcggggcagtggctcggtggcggcgacggcgacgaggagaagAGGCGTCGGGGCGAGAAGAAAGAGATGGATTTTGACGAAAACTGCTAAgtcctgtatatatagcaagagcattggtcccggttggtggcaccaaccgggactaatgcaccatttagtcccggttggtgccaccaaccgggaccaaaggcctctttttcggcagcccaaagggcgggaaccgtcggcctttggtcccggttggtggcaccaaccgggactaatgccccccctttagtcccggttggtgccaccaaccgggaccaaaggcctctgtgctgcccgcctcggggccaaagtttagtcccacctcgctagtcgagaggggggcgcagtggtttataagccccactgccgcacccctctcgagctcctctccatcgcaggctttcgggcctacttgctattgctattgctttgcctgacgGGCCtgttttaattattacgagggccgaaccataagacattaaagcatttcaaatgaactatgaaaaagttgaaagttggcatggtatcataaattgacccacatagcatgtgcatgtacaaaacggacaatggtatcatactcgtcagttacaaagttggcatggtatcatcataatagttgtgggagaaagtcttcactttttcttcgcttgtgtcatttgcttattgcgccgtaaccatggataatcttcatcgtttatcaggatgctggggtcagccttgactttgaagggaggaatttcatgaaacttttcataatcttcagacatgtctgtcttgtcctccactcccacgatgtccctttttcctgaaagaactatgtggcgctttggctcatcgtatgatgtatttgcttccttatcttttctctttctcggtctggtagacatgtccttcacatagataacctgtgccacatcattggctaggacgaacggttcgtcagtgtacccaagatttttcagatccactgttgtcattccgtactgtgggtctacctgtaccccgcctcctgacagattgacccatttgcacttaaacaaagggaccttaaaatctactccgtagtcaagttcccatatgtccactatgtaaccataatatgtgtcctttcccctctcggttgttgcatcaaagcggacaccgctgttttggttggtgctcttttgatcttggtcaatcttgtaaaatgtattcccatttatctcgtatcctttccaaatcaatacagtcaaagatggtcccctggataacaagtacagctcatcacaaacagtgttgtcacctctgatacgtgcttccaaccaactgctaaaagtcctgatgtgttcacatgtaatccagtcgtcgcactgctccgggtgtttggagcgcagactgttcttgtgttcatcgacatacggggtcaccaaggtagagttctatagaactatgtagtgtgcttgagaccaagaatatccgtccctgcatattattgagtcccttccaagcgtgccttttccagtcagtctcccctcataccgcgatttagggagacctatcttcttaaggccaggaatgaagtcaacacaaaacccgatgacatcctctatttgatggcccatggagatgcttccttctggcctagcgcggttacagacatatttctttaggactcccatgaacctctcaaaggggtacatattgtgtagaaatacggggcccagaatgacaatctcgtcaactagatgaactaggatgtgcgtcatgatattgaagaaggatggtgggaacaccagctcgaaactgacaagacattgcaccacatcactccttagccttggtatgatttctggatcgatcaccttctgagagattgcattgaggaatgcacatagcttcacaatggctaatcggacgttttccggtagaagccccctcaatgcaaccggaagcagttgcgtcataatcacgtggcagtcatgagactttaggttctgaaactttttgtctgccatatttattattccttttatattagacgagaagccagtcgggaccttcatactaagcaggcattcaaaaaagatttccttctcttctttggtaagagcatagctggcaggaccttcatactgctttggaggcatgccgtctttttcgtgcaaacgttgtaggtcctcccgtgcctcagctgtatcttttgtcttcccatacacgcccaagaagcctagcagattcacgcaaaggttcttcgtcacgtgcatcacgtcgatcgaagagcggacctctaggtctttccagtagggtaggtcccaaaatatagatttcttcttccacatgggtgcgtgtcccccagcgtcactcggaacagctagtgcgctgggaccctttccaaagattacgtgtaaatcattgaccatagcaagtacgtgatcaccggtacgcatggcgggcttcttccggtgatctgcctcgcctttgaaatgcttgcctttctttcgacattgatggttggtcggaagaaatcaacgatggcccaggtacacattcttcatgcagcttgccaggtatatactatcggtggcaattaaatagtgcgtgcatgcgtagtatcccttgtttgtctgtcttgaaaggttactaagagcgggccaatcgttgatggtcacgaacaacaacgcctttagataaattcctcctgtttgtgctcatcccacgtacgtacaccgtttccatttcacagctgtaaaagttcttcaactaatgaccttagatacacatcaatgtcgttgccgggttgcttagggccttggatgagaactggcatcataatgaacttccgcttcatgcacatccaaagaggaaggttatacatacatagagtcacgggccaggtgctgtgattgttgctctgctccccgaaaggattaatgccatccgcgcttaaagcaaaccatacgttccttggctcacttgcaaactcatcccagtactttctctcgatttttctccactgcgacccgtcagcgggtgctctcaacttccctttcttacggtcctcattgtgccatcgcatcaacttggcatgctctccatttctgaacagacgtttcaaccgtggtattataggagcataccacatcaccttcgtaggaaccctcttcctggggggctcgccgtcaacatcaccagggtcatctcgtctgatcttataccgtaatgcaccgcataccgggcatgcgttcagatccttgtacgcaccgcggaagaggatgcagtcattagggcaggcatgtatcttctgcacctccaatcctagagggcatacgaccttctttgttgcgtatgtactgtcggacaattcgttatcctttggaagcttcttcttcaatattttcagtagcttctcaaatcctttgtcaggcacagcattctcttccttccactgcagcaattccagtacggtaccgagctttgtgttggcatcttcgcaattggggtacaactcttttttgtggtcctctaacatgcaatcaaacttcagcttctccttttgactttcgcattgcgtccttgcatcgataatgacccgacggagatcatcatcatcgggcacatcgtctagttcctcttgatcttcagcagcttcgcccgttgcagcatcatcatgcacatcatctggttcatcttgatgttcagtagcatcaccgtattcagggggcacatagttgtcatcgtactcttcttctttgtcgtcttccatcataacccctatttctccgtgcctcgtccaaacattatagtgtggcatgagaCCCTTGTAAAGCAgatgggtgtggaggattttccggtcagagtaagacttcgtattcccacatatagggcatggacaacacataaaaccattctgcttgtttgcctcagccacttcgagaaaatcatgcacgcccttaatgtactcggaggtgtgtcttaaaccgtacatccattgccggttcatctgcgtgcattatatataattaagtgtgtcaaaaatcattacagaacattatgaatagataattaagtgaccaaattaatagaagttcatcatcacattaaaaccaaagtacatacatagttctcatctaacaacataaagctcttcagagcatctaaattaattaaaccatacactgaaactatgtaaaacatttcaatgcgaaaacaaatgcgatcataatcgcaaccaatgtaacaactgatccaacgacataatgataccaaacctcggtatgaatggcatattttctaatctttctaatcttcaagcgcattgcatccatcttgatcttgtgatcatctcgacatccgcaacatgcaactccaatatcatcttctcctcctcaatttttttaattttttccttcaacaaattgttttcttcttcaactaaatttaacctctcgacaatagggtcggttggaatttccggttcaacaacctcctagataaataaaatttatgtcacgttggtcggcataattgtcataaataataaatgaaccaatagttatgaaaagataatatataccacatctgaatcatagacaggacgagggccgacgggggcggataccaaaaccatcgcactatataagatgcaataataaaagtaagaaaattatacaagtatctatataaatatacaagtaagattatttttcctttcagaaagaagataagaacaagaggctcaccatggtggtgccggcgacgagatcggcgcgggcgatcgacggcggtgaagacggggacgggacgtgacggaccgctaaacctagacaaatattgaggaaaatggagcttggaggtcgagcttggagaggagaaagcttaagtagtgtggctcgggcatttcatcgaacacctcgtgtgcataggaggtgagctagagcaccacaaagctctcccctcgccggccatgaaaaacagagcactgggagtgctctgctcgcgggcgaggggtagatataggcaactaattggtcccggtttgttccacaaaccgggactaaagggcagcctttggtcccggttcactacaccaactgggaccaatggttgtgggccaggagcgaggcgcattggtcccggttcgtcccactaaccggaaccaataggtccagccgaaccgggaccaatggcccacgtggcccagccggcccccggggctcacgaaccgggtccaatgccaccattggtcccggttctggattgaaccgagactaatgggctgacccggcctggaccattgcccccttttctactagtgtaaaggGCCTTATGAAtcggtgctatagcccggttctgcactagtgcatcgCCACCAGAGATACAACCGCGGGCAAAAGATACTGCATGCGTGGAGCCGGCAACAAACGCGCGTGAGACAAAGACGGCGAGGACGGCGACCGGCGGCGACCGGCGACGAGGTCGGCGCCTGGAGATGCTTCGAGGCCGGTCATATCCTCCATGACAGGGCGGGGGAGATTTTTTCTACTAGTACATGCAACAAAAGAAGAAAACTTCATGCGAGGAAGGAGAGAATCATGTGGCTGTGTGTCTTTAATCGTACGGTTTGGGTacgaccggccgaaactttcggccggcgcaCTGGCGCCTAGTAGTGGCCATAAAATTTCATgtgacttagagcatctccaacggccgtGCAACGCGCGGCGCGCTAAAAACTGGTTTGTGGCACGTCCATCGCCAGGTTTGACGCGGCGCACAACGCTGGCttcagcagccgcgctaaaatgcagcgcgcgcgagcAGACGGCGCATGTCACATTTCTTGCATTTTGGACACAAAATAAATTTCACACATcacaaaacaaagacatggcatatAATTTAaatcacaaacaagttgatgacCAAAAGTTCATTCCCACAAGTTCAAATTCATGCCCACAACATCAttcaaccaagttcaaaatgcaaaccaagTTTATGACACAAACAAAAGGCACAACAATcaagcctcgtcctcgtcttcatctCCATCTTCCTCCGATTCATCCGACTCCTCCGAAgatgattcttcctcctcctcttcattgttGCGCGCCGCATCCTCGTCACGTGAAGCTCGAAAGGTGTTGGCAAGAttttcaacggcatcttcatgcgAAGGTGGCACACCGGCGCCCGGAGGTGCACCCGTGCCTCCAATGAGAGACGCAAAACTCATGCCATCCATGCCGGTCATGCCGCCCGGAGgtgctccgaagccacccatgtcttccatggtctccatggtagctCCAAAGGCGCCCATGGAACCCATGCCGCCCATGCTAGCTCCAAAGCCACTCATGGCATCcatgccacccatgcctcccatgctgCCAATGCCACCGTCACCCATGCCgtcaaggccaccgccacccatgagCGGCGGAGAGAGTGCGGTGcaagcgctcgagtgtgccgcgcgcggaagcgggcgcaCCAAATACACAGTGCACGATGGCGATTCGGACCGCACGCCCAACTCTATATGCCGCGCGCGCGCTTATTGCATGTCCGCTGGAGCCACTCTACCGCTTGCGCGCGCTAAAAAGGCCAAATTTgcggcgcggctgttggagatgctcttgcaTACAGCTAAATGGCAAAAAAAAAAGGGTCTCCTTTGCTTAAACCAGCAGCTGGGTCATCATTGGGCATTCTAGGCTTGTCGTTAGATGATCGTTTCGGATACGACTATGCATGATCGTGAGCCTTAACCTCGCGGTCCTCGCCAGCCAGTGCGAGACAATGTTTGTTCGTTTGCTTATGGACAAAGAGTACACGTGATTGCACCTGCCGTGGAAAACTAATAGAGCATGCGACGTGCTCCGTATATAAGGATCAGAACACGGCTTGTATCCATCCATCTCACACGGCGGCTTCCCGATCTTAGTAATCTGGGACCAAAAGAGGAAGCAGCCAACGAGAGCGAGACATCAGCTGAAACATCAGCCAGAGAAATGAAAACTGGCGTGATCGTCTTGTCCGTCGTGGTAGCGGTTTTTGGGGTGGCAAGCGCTGTGCTGGGGTTCATCGCCGAGGGCACCAAGCTCACGGTAACTACACTAGTTAACTAGTAGTCTGGTAATCTAGTATTGGTATCCATCTGAAGAAAACTAAAACGAACCGGCGGTGTTTGTGGCGCGCAGCCGAATGACATCAAGATAATATCCAGGAACGAGTGCGTGTACCCTGACAACCCGGCATACACACTGGGGTTAGTAGCGGCCCTCCTGCTGCTGGTGGCCCAGATCACCGCCTCCGCCGTCGGCGGCTGCTGCGGCTGTTGCAAGCCTCGGGGCGCCGGCTACTCCGGGTCCAAGAGCTCCAGGTCCAAGAGGGTCATTGGCCTTGGCGCCGTCCTCTGCCTCGTCTCATGGTGAGCTTCCGTGCTCATAGTCCATGCATGATAGGTGACGACGATCAAATCAACGGGCGATATATGTTGTGTATGTGTGTGCAGGATAGCGGCGTTGATCGCGGAGTGGTTCTTCTTGCAAGGTGCGTTCGGGAATGCCCCCATGACGCGCAGAATTCCACAGGGCCAGGGATGTACCTACCTCAAGGACGGCGTCTTCAGGATGGGGGCCATTCTGAGCATCCTCGCCACCGTGCTCGGGATCATATCTTACATCGTGCTTTacgtggcgatggcggcggcgtcgGGTGC is from Triticum aestivum cultivar Chinese Spring chromosome 1B, IWGSC CS RefSeq v2.1, whole genome shotgun sequence and encodes:
- the LOC123093220 gene encoding uncharacterized protein, with product MKTGVIVLSVVVAVFGVASAVLGFIAEGTKLTPNDIKIISRNECVYPDNPAYTLGLVAALLLLVAQITASAVGGCCGCCKPRGAGYSGSKSSRSKRVIGLGAVLCLVSWIAALIAEWFFLQGAFGNAPMTRRIPQGQGCTYLKDGVFRMGAILSILATVLGIISYIVLYVAMAAASGAGTTATLGAVAGPSAAGETKHDGIAIGQPAAAQQPSQAV